A portion of the Blautia hansenii DSM 20583 genome contains these proteins:
- a CDS encoding glycogen/starch/alpha-glucan phosphorylase: MLDNHFKKEEFKKSVKENVKMLYRKTIEEATQEQVFQAVSLAVKDVIIDNWLLTQKQYEKDDPKIVYYLSMEFLMGRALGNNLINLCAYDEVKEALDELGFDLNVIEDQEPDPALGNGGLGRLAACFLDSLTTLGYCAYGCGIRYHYGLFKQKIEDGYQVEVPDNWLKNGYPFELRRPEYAKEVKFGGYVKVEYDPATGRNHFIQEGYQSVLAVPYDMPIVGYNNNVVNTLRIWDAEAINDFRLDLFDKGEYHKAVEQENLAKNIVEVLYPNDNHYAGKELRLKQQYFFISASIQEAIEKFKKTHSDLHDLPKKVAFQLNDTHPTMTVAELMRILVDEENLEWEDAWNITTQTCAYTNHTIMSEALEKWPIELFSRLLPRIYQIIEEINRRFLLEIQQKYPGNQEKIRKMAIIYDGQVKMAHLAIAGGHSVNGVARLHTEILKKQELKDFYEMYPDKFNNKTNGITQRRFLLHGNPLLASWVTEHIGAGWITDLSQLSKLKVYADDKKAQQEFMNIKYQNKVRLAKYILEHNGIEVNPNSIFDVQVKRLHEYKRQLMNILHVMYLYNKIKEHPEMPFYPRTFIFGAKAAAGYRRAKQTIKLINAVADVINNDKSINGKIKVVFIENYRVSNAEMIFAAADVSEQISTASKEASGTGNMKFMLNGAPTIGTMDGANVEIVEEVGAENAFIFGLSSDEVINYENNGGYDPMQYFNNDPDIRNVLMQLINGTYSNGDFNMFREIYDSLLNTNSSDKADTYFILADFKSYAAAQEKVEEAYRDEERWAKMALLNTACAGKFTSDRTIQQYVDEIWHLDKVVIGK; the protein is encoded by the coding sequence ATGTTAGACAATCATTTTAAAAAAGAGGAATTCAAAAAAAGCGTTAAAGAAAATGTAAAAATGCTTTACAGAAAAACAATAGAAGAAGCAACCCAGGAACAAGTTTTTCAGGCGGTTTCTCTTGCTGTAAAGGACGTAATTATTGACAACTGGCTCTTGACACAGAAACAGTATGAGAAGGACGACCCGAAGATTGTTTATTACCTGTCCATGGAGTTTCTCATGGGCAGAGCCCTTGGAAATAACTTAATCAATTTATGTGCTTATGATGAAGTAAAAGAAGCTTTGGACGAGCTTGGATTTGACTTAAATGTAATTGAAGACCAGGAGCCGGACCCGGCTCTTGGAAACGGTGGCTTGGGAAGACTGGCTGCCTGCTTCTTAGACTCTCTGACAACATTGGGATACTGTGCTTATGGCTGTGGTATTCGTTATCATTACGGATTGTTTAAACAGAAAATTGAAGACGGATATCAGGTAGAAGTGCCTGATAACTGGCTGAAAAACGGATATCCGTTTGAGCTTCGCCGTCCGGAATATGCCAAAGAAGTAAAATTCGGTGGTTACGTAAAAGTGGAATACGACCCTGCAACAGGCAGAAATCATTTTATTCAGGAAGGTTACCAGTCTGTACTGGCAGTACCTTATGATATGCCAATCGTAGGATATAACAATAATGTTGTAAACACACTGCGCATCTGGGATGCAGAAGCAATCAATGACTTCCGTCTGGATTTATTTGATAAAGGCGAATATCATAAAGCAGTAGAGCAGGAAAACCTTGCAAAGAACATTGTAGAAGTTCTTTATCCAAACGATAATCATTATGCGGGAAAAGAGCTGCGTTTAAAACAGCAGTATTTCTTTATTTCTGCAAGTATCCAGGAAGCAATCGAGAAGTTTAAGAAGACACACAGCGATTTGCATGATTTACCAAAGAAAGTGGCTTTCCAGTTAAACGATACTCATCCGACTATGACAGTAGCAGAGCTTATGCGTATTTTAGTGGATGAAGAAAACTTAGAATGGGAAGACGCATGGAATATTACAACACAGACTTGTGCTTATACAAACCATACCATTATGTCAGAAGCATTGGAAAAATGGCCGATTGAGCTGTTCTCCAGACTGCTTCCGAGAATTTATCAGATTATCGAAGAAATTAACCGCAGATTTTTACTGGAAATCCAGCAGAAATATCCGGGAAATCAGGAAAAAATCCGCAAAATGGCAATTATTTATGACGGACAGGTAAAAATGGCTCACCTGGCTATTGCCGGAGGTCATTCTGTAAACGGTGTTGCCAGACTGCATACGGAAATCCTGAAAAAACAGGAATTAAAAGATTTCTATGAAATGTATCCTGATAAATTTAACAACAAAACAAACGGTATTACTCAGAGACGTTTCCTGTTACACGGAAACCCACTGCTGGCATCCTGGGTGACAGAGCATATCGGAGCTGGATGGATTACTGATTTATCACAGCTTTCCAAACTGAAAGTATATGCAGATGATAAAAAAGCACAGCAGGAATTCATGAATATTAAATACCAGAATAAGGTACGTCTGGCAAAATATATTCTGGAGCATAACGGAATTGAAGTAAATCCAAATTCTATCTTCGATGTTCAGGTAAAACGTCTGCATGAATACAAACGTCAGTTAATGAATATTCTGCACGTTATGTATCTGTATAACAAGATTAAAGAACATCCGGAAATGCCGTTCTATCCAAGAACTTTCATCTTTGGAGCAAAGGCAGCAGCAGGTTACAGACGTGCAAAACAGACCATTAAGCTGATTAACGCAGTAGCAGATGTGATTAACAATGATAAATCCATCAATGGTAAAATTAAAGTTGTATTTATTGAAAACTATCGTGTATCCAATGCGGAAATGATTTTTGCGGCAGCAGATGTATCTGAGCAGATTTCCACTGCAAGTAAAGAAGCTTCCGGAACAGGAAACATGAAATTCATGCTTAACGGTGCGCCTACAATCGGCACCATGGACGGTGCAAACGTGGAAATCGTGGAAGAAGTAGGAGCAGAAAATGCCTTTATCTTCGGTTTATCTTCTGATGAAGTTATTAACTACGAAAATAACGGCGGTTATGACCCAATGCAGTATTTCAATAATGACCCTGATATCAGAAACGTGCTGATGCAGCTCATTAACGGAACATATTCTAACGGAGATTTCAATATGTTCAGAGAAATCTATGACTCTCTGTTGAACACAAACAGCAGTGACAAGGCAGATACTTACTTTATTCTGGCTGATTTCAAATCTTATGCAGCAGCACAGGAAAAAGTAGAGGAAGCTTATAGAGACGAAGAAAGATGGGCGAAGATGGCGCTCTTGAATACTGCTTGTGCAGGTAAATTTACATCTGACAGAACTATTCAGCAGTATGTAGATGAGATTTGGCATCTGGATAAGGTTGTAATTGGGAAATAA
- the ileS gene encoding isoleucine--tRNA ligase codes for MYQKVTTDLNFVEREKNIEKFWKDNDIFKKSMEQKKEGETYTFYDGPPTANGKPHIGHVLTRVIKDMIPRYRTMKGKMVPRKAGWDTHGLPVELEVEKLLGLDGKEQIEEYGLIPFIDKCKESVWKYKGMWEDFSSTVGFWADMDNPYVTYDDNYIESEWWALKEIWNKGLLYKGFKIVPYCPRCGTPLSAQEVAQGYKDVKERSAVARFKVVGEDAYILAWTTTPWTLPSNVALCVNPDEQYVKVKAADGYTYYMAEALLDTVLGSLEREEGTPAYEVLETYVGKDLEYKEYEPLYNFKKLNKKAHYVVCDSYVTLTDGTGVVHIAPAFGEDDSKVGRKYDLPFLQLVDEKGEMTAETKWAGTFCKKADPEVLKDLDERGLLFSAPKFEHSYPHCWRCDTPLIYYARESWFIKMTEVKDDLIRNNNTINWIPESIGKGRFGDWLENVQDWGISRNRYWGTPLNVWECECGHQHSIGSRQELYEMSGNEAAKTVELHRPYIDEITITCPKCGKPMHRVPEVIDCWFDSGAMPFAQHHYPFENKDLFEQQFPADFISEAVDQTRGWFYSLLAESTLLFNKAPYKNVIVLGHVQDENGQKMSKSKGNAVDPFEALEKYGADAIRWYFYVNSAPWLPNRFHGKAVQEGQRKFMGTLWNTYAFFVLYANIDEFDATKYTLEYDKLPVMDKWLLSKLNTVVKAVDENLENYRIPETARALQEFVDDMSNWYVRRSRERFWAKGMEQDKINAYMTLYTALVTISKAAAPMVPFMTEDIYQNLVRSLDKNAPESIHLCDFPEVKEEWIDKELEQNMDNLLKAVVMGRACRNTANIKNRQPIGKMFVKAPFELSEFYKEIIADELNVKEVVFTDDVREFTSYSFKPQLKTVGPKYGKFLGGIKETLSKLDGNKAMDELKEKGALTFEVNGQEIVLTEDDLLIDMAQMEGYVSEADNDVTVVLDTNLTPELIEEGFVREIISKIQTMRKEAGFEVMDKIQISLADNQVIEGIFRVHEKEIKSEVLAENVVYNELSGYTKEWKINSENVKLGVEKLS; via the coding sequence ATGTATCAGAAAGTTACTACGGATTTAAACTTTGTAGAACGTGAGAAAAATATCGAAAAATTCTGGAAAGATAACGATATTTTCAAAAAGAGTATGGAACAGAAAAAAGAGGGAGAAACCTATACCTTCTATGACGGCCCTCCTACTGCAAACGGCAAACCGCATATCGGACACGTACTTACCCGTGTTATCAAAGATATGATACCAAGATACCGTACAATGAAAGGGAAAATGGTTCCACGTAAAGCCGGTTGGGACACACATGGACTTCCGGTAGAGCTGGAAGTAGAAAAGCTGTTAGGTCTTGACGGAAAAGAACAGATTGAAGAATACGGCTTAATTCCGTTTATTGATAAATGTAAGGAAAGCGTTTGGAAATATAAAGGAATGTGGGAAGATTTTTCCTCAACTGTAGGTTTTTGGGCTGATATGGATAATCCTTACGTTACTTATGATGACAACTATATTGAGTCTGAATGGTGGGCATTAAAAGAAATCTGGAACAAAGGACTTCTTTATAAAGGATTTAAGATTGTTCCTTACTGTCCACGCTGCGGAACTCCTTTATCTGCACAGGAAGTGGCACAAGGCTATAAGGACGTAAAAGAACGTTCCGCTGTTGCACGTTTTAAAGTAGTAGGGGAAGACGCTTATATTCTGGCATGGACCACAACACCTTGGACACTTCCGTCTAACGTTGCCCTTTGTGTAAATCCTGATGAGCAGTATGTGAAAGTAAAAGCAGCAGACGGTTATACTTATTATATGGCAGAAGCGCTTCTTGATACGGTTCTTGGCTCTTTAGAGAGAGAAGAAGGAACACCTGCTTATGAGGTTTTGGAAACTTATGTTGGAAAAGATTTGGAATATAAGGAATACGAACCATTATATAATTTTAAGAAGCTGAATAAAAAAGCGCATTATGTAGTATGCGACAGCTATGTAACTTTAACAGACGGTACAGGAGTTGTTCATATTGCACCTGCATTTGGTGAAGACGACAGTAAAGTAGGAAGAAAATACGATTTGCCGTTCCTTCAGCTTGTAGACGAAAAAGGTGAAATGACAGCAGAAACAAAATGGGCAGGAACCTTCTGCAAAAAAGCAGACCCTGAGGTATTAAAAGACTTAGATGAAAGAGGATTATTATTCTCTGCGCCGAAGTTTGAGCACAGCTATCCACACTGCTGGAGATGTGATACTCCTTTGATTTATTATGCAAGAGAGTCCTGGTTCATTAAAATGACAGAGGTAAAAGACGATTTAATCCGCAACAACAATACCATCAACTGGATACCGGAAAGCATTGGAAAAGGCCGTTTCGGAGACTGGCTGGAAAATGTTCAGGACTGGGGTATCAGCCGTAACCGTTATTGGGGAACACCGTTGAACGTATGGGAATGTGAATGCGGACATCAGCATTCTATTGGCAGCAGACAGGAGCTCTATGAAATGAGCGGAAATGAAGCTGCTAAGACAGTTGAGCTGCACAGACCATACATTGACGAAATCACAATTACCTGCCCGAAATGTGGAAAACCAATGCACAGAGTACCGGAAGTAATTGACTGCTGGTTTGACTCCGGAGCAATGCCATTTGCACAGCATCATTATCCATTTGAAAATAAAGACTTATTTGAACAGCAGTTCCCGGCTGACTTTATTTCAGAGGCAGTAGACCAGACTCGTGGATGGTTCTATTCCCTTCTGGCAGAGTCCACTCTGTTATTTAATAAAGCGCCATATAAAAACGTTATTGTTTTGGGACACGTACAGGATGAAAACGGACAGAAGATGAGTAAATCCAAAGGCAATGCCGTAGACCCGTTTGAAGCATTGGAAAAATACGGTGCAGATGCAATTCGCTGGTATTTCTATGTAAACAGTGCGCCATGGCTGCCAAACCGTTTCCATGGAAAGGCCGTACAGGAAGGACAGCGTAAATTCATGGGTACACTGTGGAATACTTATGCATTCTTTGTGCTGTATGCAAATATTGATGAATTTGATGCAACAAAATATACATTAGAATACGATAAACTCCCTGTAATGGATAAATGGCTGCTGTCAAAATTAAATACCGTAGTGAAAGCCGTAGATGAAAATCTGGAAAATTACAGAATTCCGGAAACAGCAAGAGCGCTTCAGGAATTTGTAGACGATATGAGTAACTGGTATGTAAGAAGAAGCCGTGAACGTTTCTGGGCAAAGGGCATGGAGCAGGATAAGATTAACGCTTACATGACTCTGTACACAGCATTGGTGACAATTTCCAAAGCGGCAGCGCCAATGGTTCCGTTCATGACAGAAGACATTTATCAGAACTTAGTAAGAAGCCTTGATAAAAATGCACCGGAAAGTATTCATTTGTGCGACTTCCCGGAAGTAAAAGAAGAGTGGATTGATAAAGAATTAGAGCAGAACATGGATAATCTGCTGAAAGCGGTTGTTATGGGACGTGCTTGCAGAAATACAGCAAACATTAAGAACCGTCAGCCAATCGGCAAGATGTTCGTAAAAGCTCCGTTTGAATTATCTGAATTCTATAAAGAAATCATTGCAGACGAGCTGAATGTGAAGGAAGTGGTATTCACAGACGATGTAAGAGAATTTACATCTTATAGTTTTAAACCACAGCTTAAGACAGTTGGACCGAAGTACGGAAAATTCTTAGGCGGTATTAAAGAAACACTTTCTAAGCTTGACGGAAACAAAGCAATGGATGAATTAAAAGAAAAAGGCGCTCTTACTTTTGAAGTAAACGGACAAGAAATCGTTCTCACAGAAGATGACCTTTTAATTGATATGGCACAGATGGAAGGATATGTTTCCGAAGCAGATAATGACGTAACTGTTGTACTGGATACAAACCTTACACCGGAGCTTATTGAAGAGGGATTTGTTCGTGAAATTATCAGCAAAATCCAGACTATGCGTAAGGAAGCAGGATTTGAGGTTATGGACAAAATCCAGATTTCTCTTGCAGACAATCAGGTGATTGAAGGAATTTTCCGTGTGCACGAAAAAGAAATCAAATCAGAGGTTCTTGCAGAAAATGTGGTATATAATGAACTGAGTGGTTATACAAAAGAATGGAAGATTAACTCCGAAAATGTAAAATTAGGTGTAGAAAAGCTTTCATAA
- a CDS encoding D-alanyl-D-alanine carboxypeptidase family protein has translation MKKRGLPLFCALLTSVVLTVGNGTTIVMATEATPEASVVSPETPEEPPVPESYEWEIQSNNIPGWPEGPKVMAETAIVMDMDTEEILYAKGIDEKRAPASTTKILTAMLAIEKVPFETQITFTDEVNNIEAGSTHIGIKPGETLTMKDCAYAILLASANEVSSGVAEYIGTTVPAFVDMMNQRAKELGCTNTHFVNANGLYDENHYTTARDLAIIAKAAFQNETFREVVKTPYYIVPKTNITDEERWLNNHHKMILQGSEYYEGCLGGKTGYTEKAGNTLVTYAERNGRKLVCALLADVNVVAQYTDTKALLDYGFNSFQRLDTTAVSLSPAKSDKLGKQLEEKGLLSTALETTSISVPKELTEELTYKTTLENNMLNIDYYYGKQQIGSSSMQASDEILKVSQELSPKEVTKTDASVSPNPTKDSNTSEKDNILPSWKYIALFLLITGILFYIVVLIVNIKRSIKRRKRKKARERRD, from the coding sequence ATGAAAAAGAGGGGATTACCTTTGTTCTGTGCCCTTTTAACCAGTGTAGTACTCACTGTAGGAAACGGAACAACTATTGTCATGGCAACGGAAGCCACACCGGAAGCTTCTGTGGTATCGCCAGAAACACCGGAAGAACCGCCTGTTCCAGAAAGCTACGAATGGGAAATTCAATCAAACAATATTCCCGGCTGGCCAGAAGGACCTAAAGTCATGGCAGAAACAGCCATTGTCATGGATATGGATACAGAGGAGATACTCTATGCAAAAGGAATTGATGAAAAACGTGCTCCTGCCAGTACAACAAAAATTCTGACAGCAATGCTGGCAATCGAAAAAGTACCTTTTGAAACTCAAATTACCTTTACAGATGAAGTAAATAACATCGAAGCAGGAAGTACCCACATCGGTATTAAACCCGGAGAGACACTGACCATGAAAGACTGTGCTTATGCAATTTTACTTGCATCTGCCAATGAAGTTTCCTCTGGTGTTGCAGAATATATCGGCACTACGGTTCCTGCTTTTGTAGACATGATGAATCAACGTGCAAAAGAGTTGGGATGTACCAATACCCATTTTGTCAACGCAAATGGTTTATACGATGAAAACCATTATACAACAGCCAGAGATTTGGCAATCATTGCAAAAGCCGCTTTTCAAAATGAAACTTTTCGGGAAGTTGTAAAAACACCTTATTATATCGTTCCAAAAACAAATATTACAGATGAAGAAAGATGGCTGAATAATCACCATAAAATGATTTTGCAAGGCTCTGAATATTATGAGGGATGTCTTGGCGGTAAAACAGGATATACAGAAAAAGCAGGAAATACACTGGTTACCTACGCAGAAAGAAATGGTCGAAAACTGGTCTGTGCTTTATTGGCTGACGTCAATGTTGTTGCCCAATACACTGACACCAAAGCTCTTTTAGATTATGGTTTTAACAGCTTCCAGCGTCTTGACACTACTGCTGTTTCTCTCTCTCCTGCAAAATCAGATAAACTGGGGAAACAATTGGAAGAAAAAGGGCTTTTATCCACAGCTTTAGAAACCACTTCTATTAGTGTTCCCAAAGAACTAACAGAAGAATTAACCTATAAAACTACTTTAGAAAACAATATGCTTAATATTGATTATTATTATGGAAAACAACAGATTGGAAGCTCATCTATGCAGGCTTCCGATGAAATCTTAAAGGTTTCTCAAGAACTATCTCCAAAAGAAGTAACAAAAACAGATGCATCTGTTTCTCCCAATCCTACAAAAGACAGTAATACTTCCGAAAAAGACAATATCCTTCCATCCTGGAAATACATTGCATTGTTTTTATTGATAACAGGTATTCTTTTCTATATTGTTGTTCTAATTGTAAATATAAAACGAAGTATTAAAAGACGTAAACGCAAAAAAGCAAGAGAACGCAGAGATTAA
- a CDS encoding 3'-5' exonuclease, whose amino-acid sequence MNYIVFDLEWNQCPYGKEKENKKLPFEIIEIGAVKLDENRNIVDSFQEIIKPVVYHRLHFRTKEILGITSNRLEEGIPFKAAVKKFLEWCGTDVKFCTWGSADLVELQRNLKYYRMLFLLKGPVFYYDVQKLFGLIYENEKTTRSLEYAIDFLKMDKGDTFHQALNDAHYTAEILKKIPENFMKRNYSIDCYQNPKNKDSEIYTVFKDYSKFISREFSSKEEAMMDKEVTKTQCFLCKRTAKKKIRWFSVNPKSHLCLAYCPEHGYFKGKARIKKTDEGKYYVVKTLKRIDEAEASEIREKREALRKKRRMKRHQEKKKK is encoded by the coding sequence ATGAATTATATTGTTTTTGACTTAGAATGGAATCAATGCCCTTACGGAAAAGAAAAAGAAAATAAAAAATTGCCTTTTGAGATTATTGAAATTGGTGCAGTAAAGCTGGATGAGAACAGAAATATAGTGGATTCTTTTCAGGAGATTATAAAACCTGTAGTTTACCACCGTCTGCATTTTCGTACGAAGGAAATTTTGGGAATTACTTCAAATAGATTGGAGGAAGGTATTCCTTTTAAAGCTGCTGTAAAGAAATTTCTGGAGTGGTGCGGGACAGACGTAAAATTTTGCACATGGGGTTCGGCGGATTTGGTGGAATTGCAGCGGAATTTGAAATATTACAGAATGCTTTTTTTGCTGAAAGGACCTGTTTTTTACTACGATGTGCAAAAATTATTTGGATTGATTTACGAGAATGAAAAAACAACTCGTTCCTTAGAGTATGCCATTGACTTTTTGAAGATGGATAAAGGAGATACTTTTCATCAGGCATTAAATGATGCGCATTATACAGCAGAAATATTGAAAAAAATACCGGAAAATTTCATGAAAAGAAATTATTCTATTGATTGTTATCAAAATCCTAAAAATAAGGATAGTGAAATTTATACGGTATTTAAGGATTATTCTAAATTTATATCCAGAGAATTTTCTTCGAAGGAAGAAGCAATGATGGATAAGGAAGTTACGAAAACGCAGTGTTTTCTTTGCAAACGGACAGCCAAAAAGAAAATTCGCTGGTTTTCCGTTAATCCAAAATCGCATTTGTGCCTTGCATATTGTCCGGAGCATGGCTATTTTAAAGGAAAAGCAAGAATTAAGAAAACAGATGAAGGTAAATATTATGTAGTAAAAACTTTAAAGCGAATTGATGAAGCAGAAGCATCAGAAATTCGTGAGAAAAGGGAAGCTTTAAGAAAGAAGCGTCGTATGAAAAGGCATCAGGAAAAGAAGAAAAAATAG
- the rplA gene encoding 50S ribosomal protein L1 produces the protein MKRGKKYAEAAKAVDRTNLYDPAEAISLVKKTAVAKFDETIEAHIRTGCDGRHAEQQIRGAVVLPHGTGKTVRVLVFAKNAKADEALAAGADFVGAEDLIPKIQNEGWLDFDVVVATPDMMGVVGRLGRVLGPKGLMPNPKAGTVTMDVTKAVQDIKAGKIEYRLDKTNIIHVPIGKASFTEEQLADNFQTLMGAINKARPSALKGVFLKSVTLASTMGPSVKVNPVKLAQ, from the coding sequence ATGAAACGCGGAAAGAAATACGCAGAGGCTGCAAAAGCAGTTGACCGTACAAATTTATATGATCCAGCAGAGGCAATTTCTTTAGTAAAGAAAACAGCCGTAGCTAAATTTGACGAAACAATCGAAGCTCATATCAGAACAGGCTGTGATGGACGTCATGCTGAACAGCAGATTCGTGGTGCAGTTGTACTGCCTCACGGAACAGGAAAAACTGTTCGTGTTTTAGTATTCGCTAAGAATGCAAAAGCTGACGAAGCATTAGCAGCTGGTGCAGATTTCGTAGGAGCTGAGGACTTAATTCCAAAGATCCAGAACGAAGGATGGTTAGATTTTGATGTTGTTGTTGCAACTCCGGACATGATGGGTGTTGTTGGTCGTTTAGGACGTGTTCTCGGACCTAAAGGCTTAATGCCAAACCCAAAAGCCGGTACAGTAACAATGGACGTTACAAAAGCTGTTCAGGATATCAAAGCTGGTAAGATTGAATATCGTCTTGATAAAACAAACATCATTCACGTGCCAATCGGAAAAGCTTCTTTCACAGAGGAGCAGTTAGCGGACAACTTCCAGACGCTTATGGGAGCTATTAACAAAGCTAGACCAAGCGCATTAAAGGGTGTGTTCTTAAAGAGCGTAACTCTGGCTTCCACAATGGGACCAAGCGTAAAGGTTAACCCAGTTAAATTAGCTCAGTAA
- the rplK gene encoding 50S ribosomal protein L11 has product MAKKVTGYIKLQIPAGKATPAPPVGPALGQHGVNIVQFTKEFNARTADKGDLIIPVVITVYADRSFSFITKTPPAAVLLKKACNIKSGSGVPNKTKVATISKAKIQEIAEMKMPDLNAASLEAAMSMIAGTARSMGIQVED; this is encoded by the coding sequence ATGGCAAAGAAAGTAACAGGTTATATTAAATTACAGATTCCTGCTGGAAAGGCAACACCAGCTCCACCAGTTGGTCCTGCTTTAGGTCAGCACGGTGTAAACATTGTTCAGTTTACAAAAGAATTTAACGCAAGAACAGCAGATAAGGGAGACTTAATCATCCCTGTTGTTATTACAGTATATGCGGACAGAAGCTTCAGCTTCATCACAAAAACTCCGCCGGCTGCTGTTTTATTAAAGAAAGCTTGTAACATCAAATCTGGTTCAGGCGTTCCAAATAAAACAAAAGTTGCTACAATTTCTAAAGCTAAAATCCAGGAAATTGCAGAAATGAAAATGCCAGACTTAAATGCAGCATCCTTAGAAGCAGCTATGAGCATGATTGCTGGTACTGCAAGAAGTATGGGTATTCAAGTAGAAGATTAA
- the nusG gene encoding transcription termination/antitermination protein NusG: MSEANWYVVHTYSGYENKVKANIDKTIENRHLEDQILEVRVPMQDVVELKNGEKKQVQKKMFPGYVLIHMVMNDDTWYVVRNTRGVTGFVGPGSKPVPLTEGEIEALGISFTGDVEIDFTEGDSVVVTGGVWKDTVGVVQSINEAKQIVTINVELFGRETPVDLSFAEVKSLS, encoded by the coding sequence ATGTCAGAAGCAAATTGGTATGTTGTTCATACCTATTCAGGGTATGAAAACAAAGTAAAGGCCAACATTGATAAGACAATTGAAAACAGACACCTGGAGGATCAGATTTTAGAAGTCCGAGTACCCATGCAGGACGTAGTAGAGCTGAAGAACGGTGAGAAAAAACAGGTTCAGAAAAAGATGTTCCCAGGCTATGTTCTGATTCACATGGTAATGAACGACGACACATGGTATGTCGTGAGAAACACACGTGGTGTTACAGGATTTGTTGGTCCGGGGTCTAAGCCGGTTCCTCTTACAGAGGGAGAAATTGAAGCACTTGGTATTTCCTTTACAGGAGATGTTGAGATTGACTTCACAGAAGGCGACAGTGTCGTTGTCACAGGCGGTGTTTGGAAAGATACTGTGGGCGTTGTTCAGAGTATTAATGAAGCAAAACAGATTGTGACAATTAATGTTGAGCTGTTTGGTCGCGAAACACCAGTAGATTTAAGTTTCGCAGAAGTAAAGAGTCTTTCATAA
- the secE gene encoding preprotein translocase subunit SecE has translation MEAEKKQKAPKKNRWKGLQAEFKKVIWPDKQTLVKQTVAVVSITAVVGVLIAVIDSGILQLLNLLIK, from the coding sequence ATGGAAGCAGAAAAAAAGCAGAAAGCTCCAAAAAAGAACAGATGGAAAGGACTTCAGGCAGAGTTTAAGAAAGTAATCTGGCCTGATAAGCAGACTCTGGTAAAACAGACGGTTGCAGTAGTATCTATCACTGCTGTTGTCGGAGTGCTGATTGCTGTTATTGACAGCGGAATTTTGCAGCTGCTTAACTTATTAATTAAGTAA
- the rpmG gene encoding 50S ribosomal protein L33 produces MRVKITLACTECKQRNYNMTKEKKNHPERLETKKYCKFCKTHTLHKETK; encoded by the coding sequence GTGCGCGTAAAAATCACATTGGCATGTACAGAATGTAAACAGCGTAATTACAACATGACAAAAGAAAAGAAAAATCACCCAGAACGTTTGGAGACAAAAAAATACTGCAAATTCTGTAAGACTCATACATTGCACAAAGAAACCAAATAA
- a CDS encoding ATP-binding cassette domain-containing protein, with protein MEKRFQREDENMTEMPETEDAIYFKLGDENSEIPAGKTVIEYSLDKLWTPDGSRILAQNIFLRIRGEEKICIIGSNGSGKTTLLKKISEELLQRKDIHAEYMPQNYEELLLAFRMTGNILMRYVIRYTG; from the coding sequence ATGGAGAAAAGATTTCAAAGGGAAGACGAAAATATGACGGAAATGCCTGAGACGGAGGACGCAATTTATTTTAAGCTGGGTGATGAAAATTCGGAAATTCCGGCAGGGAAAACGGTGATAGAATATTCTCTTGATAAATTATGGACGCCGGACGGCAGCAGAATTTTGGCACAGAATATTTTTCTTCGCATTCGGGGGGAAGAGAAAATCTGCATCATTGGCAGCAACGGAAGCGGAAAGACAACACTGTTAAAGAAAATATCAGAGGAGTTGTTACAGAGAAAGGATATTCATGCAGAATATATGCCGCAAAATTATGAGGAGCTGTTATTAGCATTTCGCATGACAGGAAATATATTGATGAGGTATGTGATAAGGTATACAGGATGA